In Brettanomyces bruxellensis chromosome 8, complete sequence, a genomic segment contains:
- a CDS encoding uncharacterized protein (BUSCO:EOG09262PPU): MSFKGFQKAVARAPQTLRQKFNMGEQTKDPVYEDAESRFKELEGQTRKLNTESKRYHKAVDDMLEHQIGFAKAIKEIYKPITGLSQVDSAEAPEGNPEGIEACEQYGELMSELKDTLKPDLDLIDTKIVQPAQELLKIIQAIRKMSTKRAHKQLDLDRFQNTLKKYQEKRDKASKKDETKALKYEEKIYKAENDLAIAQQEYDYYNEMMKNELPVLFKMQGEFIQPLFVSLYYMQLNVFYTLSSRMEEMKIPYFDLSSDILEAFQRKRGNIEEQADAISITHFKLSYSRSKLDATKKRLAAEHGSPYGNPADASPAAGAPPAYGAQTITPAYGQAAAQTSAYGQGSATSAYGQPPAYGQQTAYQVPQAVQTPPSSTAGNYGYPADVKNPAGPGAVPAAAAVAPAYTAAAPTPVYQGVATPPASSTAGGQQVCTALYDYAAQAAGDLSFKAGDRITILERTADQNGWWTGSLNGATGVFPGNYVQLN; this comes from the coding sequence ATGTCATTCAAAGGATTCCAAAAGGCAGTGGCCCGTGCCCCACAGACTCTGAGACAGAAGTTCAATATGGGGGAGCAGACAAAAGACCCTGTGTACGAGGATGCAGAGTCAAGGTTTAAAGAGTTGGAAGGGCAAACAAGGAAATTGAATACAGAGTCAAAAAGATACCACAAGGCAGTTGATGACATGCTGGAGCACCAGATAGGGTTTGCAAAAGCAATTAAAGAGATATATAAGCCGATCACAGGTCTGAGCCAAGTTGACAGTGCAGAGGCACCCGAGGGAAACCCGGAGGGCATTGAGGCATGTGAGCAGTATGGAGAGCTTATGAGCGAGCTCAAGGACACTCTAAAGCCGGACTTGGACCTCATTGACACAAAGATCGTGCAGCCAGCACAGGAGCTTCTTAAGATTATCCAGGCAATCAGGAAAATGTCGACGAAGAGAGCCCACAAGCAGTTGGATTTGGACAGGTTCCAGAACACGTTGAAGAAGTACCAGGAGAAAAGAGATAAGGCATCGAAAAAGGACGAGACGAAAGCCCTCAAGTACGAGGAGAAGATATACAAGGCGGAGAACGACTTGGCAATTGCCCAGCAGGAGTATGACTACTACAAcgagatgatgaagaacGAGCTACCGGTGCTTTTCAAGATGCAGGGAGAGTTTATCCAGCCGTTGTTCGTCTCGCTTTACTACATGCAACTCAATGTTTTCTACACGCTTTCCAGCCGTATGGAGGAGATGAAGATTCCATACTTTGATCTATCGTCAGACATCTTGGAGGCCTTCCAGCGAAAGCGTGGAAATATCGAAGAGCAGGCCGATGCCATCAGCATCACTCATTTCAAACTTTCGTACTCCAGGTCCAAGCTTGATGCCACTAAGAAAAGATTGGCTGCCGAGCATGGATCGCCGTATGGAAACCCGGCTGATGCATCGCCGGCCGCCGGGGCACCTCCCGCCTACGGGGCTCAGACCATTACCCCGGCCTACGGGCAGGCTGCCGCCCAAACTTCGGCCTACGGGCAAGGTTCGGCCACCTCGGCCTACGGGCAGCCCCCAGCATACGGCCAGCAGACCGCCTACCAGGTCCCGCAGGCCGTGCAGACCCCGCCATCTTCTACCGCGGGAAATTATGGATACCCGGCCGACGTGAAAAATCCTGCGGGTCCCGGTGCCGTGCCCGCTGCCGCCGCTGTTGCCCCTGCATACACTGCTGCCGCACCCACTCCAGTCTACCAGGGGGTCGCTACCCCGCCTGCCTCATCCACCGCCGGCGGCCAGCAGGTGTGCACCGCGTTGTATGATTACGCCGCCCAGGCAGCCGGCGACCTCAGCTTCAAGGCCGGCGATAGGATCACCATCCTGGAGAGGACTGCCGACCAGAACGGCTGGTGGACCGGGTCGCTCAATGGGGCAACTGGTGTTTTTCCTGGAAACTACGTCCAGTTGAATTGA